The proteins below come from a single Acidimicrobiia bacterium genomic window:
- a CDS encoding RNA polymerase sigma factor: MDDRLILRALVDDFDNGFTALVAEHQRGIYSGARRLTNRAEDAEDVAQDTFVRAYRALRSYEEGRIRSLQLRPWLWTIALNLCRNRARAKMIEVELVESDGAGDQSPAIFDSDAWNRRLASLNSGQREAIVLRYVLDLPLAEIAEITGRPVGTVKSDISRALDRLRATMQTEVYLAR, encoded by the coding sequence ATGGATGATCGCCTGATTCTGCGTGCCCTCGTCGATGACTTCGACAATGGTTTCACTGCGCTCGTGGCGGAGCATCAACGCGGCATCTACTCGGGAGCACGGCGCTTGACCAACCGAGCAGAAGACGCAGAAGATGTCGCCCAGGACACCTTCGTTCGCGCGTACCGGGCGCTTCGGTCCTATGAGGAAGGACGGATCCGCAGCCTGCAACTCCGGCCGTGGCTGTGGACGATCGCCCTCAACCTGTGCCGGAATCGGGCAAGGGCAAAGATGATCGAGGTCGAGCTCGTCGAGAGCGACGGCGCGGGCGACCAATCGCCCGCGATCTTCGACTCGGATGCATGGAACCGGCGCCTCGCGTCCCTCAACTCGGGCCAACGGGAGGCGATCGTTTTGCGCTATGTGCTCGACCTGCCCCTCGCCGAGATTGCCGAGATCACGGGACGGCCGGTCGGCACCGTCAAATCTGATATCTCGCGAGCCCTCGATCGGCTCCGCGCAACGATGCAAACGGAGGTGTACCTTGCCCGATGA